The nucleotide window GAAGGGACCTAACTCCCATAGGAATACCCATAGGCACTTGCAATTTTTGATTACTTGAATATAAATTAGACGGTCCAACACCTCCGGCGGCGATGGTTGGATTGATCTTAGCCGTCGGACCAATCAACTGATCCAGCTTCTCAAAGAAAGGCCACTTGCTCGGACCTTGACCAGAAGCGATCTTAGACTTCTCCAGCTTGTATTTCTTCTTCACAGTATCAATTCGATTTTTGCACTGAATATCAGTTTTAGGTGTTTTTCTATAATCTTCACGGCTACTAACAATGTCGGCTACATCTTTCCAGTGCTTTTGCTTCAAATTACCTCTGCTCAACTCCAGGTACCGCTCACCCCAAGCGTCGATCAGTACACCCGTAGCGCCTTCACTCCAGCAATCCTCCCTTCCACCACCGCCACCTCCACCGCTTCCGCCGGACGTTCTAAGAGGTTGCGGTTGCTGTATTGGTAGAGCTAAAGTCAAGGTGTTCTGAGGAGGAGGCGCTGAGGCCACCGTCACCGTTATCCTCCCGTTAGATCGCGGCGATTCTGGAGATCGAGATCCAGAGCCACCGGACTGATGAGAGTGAGTTTCTTCATCGTGCTCCATAAATTCCGGTGCGCCGATCTGAGAGATTGTGACGAGGAATgtaaagagagaaagagaggaagttTTAGGGTAGGTGCGATTAGGGTTTCAGTTGACCGGCCGAATTTAATGACTGTTTTTTGGTTAGTATAAACTGAATTTGATAAAAGCAAAGTTTTAAAAGTTATTTTGGACATTTTATCGGTTGGACGGAAAAAACAGAGGTGGGTGTGACGGCGTCGGTCGTAGGGAACTGAAGGGAGTAGGACACGTGGAGGCTAGGCAAAGGCGGAAATTGGGTCCGACTACTTTTACGGGTTCAATAACGAGGAAATCCGTCACCGGCGTGATAATTCATTACTCATTACCGGcttaagttttttctttttatatttaatttgtaATAGATATTTTATTTTCACATGATTGCATAATTGACACAACATTTTTTTAAGTTTAAGTCATAATTAGAGGAACTGAAAGGAAAATTGAATATATATGTTCCTTTTAGAATAATAAATACTACATCTACTTAAATTTATGTGATCGTAGTTTCGTTTTAACCTTGTTAATAAAAGAACAACACTAGTGTAAATTTGAATTCATGTTAacttataacaacaacaacaacaacatacctactATATTCCTACAAGTGAGGTCTCAGAAGAATAATATGCGTGCAGACCTTACCTTTTATAAAGGTAGAAAGGTCGTTTCTGAAATACCCTCGGCTCAATAAACCAAAATTACAGCAATTATGACAAGGAACTATGAAAAATGAAATCGTAACAAcagccaaaaaaataaaatcgaAGCAAAAGAAACATCATGTAATAATATCAATCTAAAAAAAGAATACAGACGATAACACTAATAATATAGCTATGAAAGGAAGTACGCGTTTGGAAAGGAAATACGCTCGATAACTTACTAACCTACTACCCCAATTCTTGACCTCCACACTTTCCTAGGGTCATGTCTTCGGTAAGCTGAAGATGTGTCATGTCTTGTTTGATCACCTCTCCCTAATATTTCTTCAgcctacctctatctctcttagCACCCACCAtagtcaacctctcacacctacTCACTAGGGTATTTGTGCCTCTTCTCTTCCCGTACCCGAACCATCTcagtctcgcttcccgcatcttgtccacCACACATGCCACTCCTACCAtgtcccgaatatcttcattcataTTCCTAACCCTCCTAGTGTGCCTGCACATCCATAACATCATCCTCATTTCCACAAcatttaacttttgaacttgagaGTTCTTAATTGGCCAATACTATGCCCCATACAACGTGTTCGGTCTAACCACTACTCTTTAAAACTTCTTGGTGGCCCATTTTTGTCGCACAAAACACCGAATGCGAGCCTCCTCTTCATCCACCTcgctccaatacgatgtgtgatatcctcatcaatctttttattttcttggattaTAGACCCAAGTTATTTAAAACTTCCTCTCTTGGATACGACTTGTGTGTTCAGCCTCACATCAATGTCCACCTCCTGAGTCAcgtcactgaacttgcactccatgtATTCTATTTTAGTCCTACTCAActcgaaacctttagactccatgGTTTGCCTCCAGACCTCTAGCCGAGCGTTAATACCACCTCACGTCTCGTTACTCAGTACTATGTCATCTATAAATAATATGCACCAAGGTaccatcaccaaggcaaataGGAACAAGCTAACCACTGGTCCCTGGTGTAACTCTATCTTTACGGGAAAGTGTCCCGAGTCTCTCCCACCGTTCTTACTAGTTCTTGGCTCCATCGTTCATATCTTTAATCGCCCTAGTATATGCGAGATGTACAACTCTAGCCTCCAAGCTTTTCCACATAACCATTCTTGGTACTTTGTCATGTGCCTTTTTCTAGATCGGTGAATACCATATGTAAGTCTTTCTTTCTCTTCCTATATTGTTCCACCAATCTTCTAACAAAGATGAATGACTTAAATTTAATTTAACTTAAACCTCCTAAATTACTCTTAATGATAAGTTTTTATATTCATACGAAATGTGATCACATATTTTAAATTATAAGTTCACAAAGCTAAAGTCCACAATGTTATGCCCTATTTAAAATGACAAGttagaaaagtctttcttttttctttaactcattttatagaataagaaaaaaaaagaattggacATAAAATGAAAAATTATGAGCTTATTCCCTTTTGAGTtccataaaaggaaaaaaaaaaggaaaagtaacAAAAGAATAAGCAAATGGACCTAAGTTGAATGTTTATGTTTTTTTCTCTAAGAAATATTAGGTATTTGTAGAGGTTTGATGGTGCTCACGAACtttcaaaaggaaaaaagtaCTACTGTCTGGTTAAGTTATGTTATGTTGCACAACTTTTTCAAGAAATATTTGCAAAAAATCTAAAACTTTTTCCAAAAAGTAATACGTAATTAATAGTTTAGCTGCTCTTGGATTGTTGGACGTACTCTCTATTTGCAAAAAAATGAGTATATTATAGGCAAAAGAATATTATCTTTATAATTTTGTCTATTATTTCAATtttaacttgaatttttttttgaagttgtttgaggAGTAATTCAAGTGAAAtaataaatatcactcacaaaatCTTAAcctttttgaggtgaaattcatGCCCAAACTTCAAATAAATGGAGTTGAATTTTCAAATACTCTATTTCAGCTTTAATATCATTTGAATTGGTGCTTAAGTTCTGAAATCAAAGTAAGACTTAAAAATTGAGTTCAATCTGAATTCTGTAATTGGAAGAGATTCCTGTGAGATGTATTCCCGTTTTCCTCAAAAAAATTCATTGTCTTTTGTAGAAAAATTGGTATTATTAGGGGAGTACgtggaccgggttggttcggttttattaaaaccaaaccaaactaactATATTGAGtgggattggttcggttttgtcgggtttttcggatttttatgttatgtgaatattatttcattcttacttTGTTAAACTAactataagtaaatatatgtttagtaaaaattgaaaaacttgACAAACCTaagatctattaaaatatttttatgatagAATTTTGTTAATAACAcatgataattatttttttagtcgtctgaTAATAATTTTTCGTAAATGTATACTTACAAGGTTAaacgaatttaataattaaacataaaaatcaatatgatacctaattAATGATAAgttctatttaattttagattatcgaataccacttcaaatttgaaaaagatataagaatttaataaatcttgacatatgaaCATGGAAGAACAAAGAAATTAAGgcatttcagtaacacttgataagaaggTGAACATATAACTcattatttaaggttaataaaaATGGAGtacttcatattctattaaatattacattcCATAAGATTGAACTAAAATAATGCGTCATGGGATCGGTAAAAAAACATTTGTGGAGATGCGGGGGATCGAACCCCGTGCCTCTCGCATGCAAAGCGAGCGCTCTACCATTTGAGCTACATCCCCTGTCTATCTAACCTATCAGACAAATTATTCTCATCGGCTTACGTAGCATAGGAAACTGTCTCTTCTGTTTTGTGGATAGAGTATTTTGAATATATTGTATCGCTTTTTTATAGTTTAATagtattttaactttttaatttaaCGGTATTATAGTGTACAAATTGATAAGTCTACTAAAACTCCCTAAAAATCATGTCTAACAATCGTATAGCTGCTGTCTGGCTAACTTATTTTAATTATAATAACACTCTAAAACTAAACAATGACAAACAAAACTTTGACAAGTAATGATTTGCacaaaagaataaaaatgaaaTCATGACCAAGTTGTTAATTATTGCATAAAAAGAAAGTGGTAGTGCATATAGTTCTACCGGAACACAAGAGTATTAAAGGAACCAAAAATATGTGATAGAGATGTATATCGTAAACGAGAAGAAAGAACATATACTATGATGAAGATAAAAGGGAAAGTGCATAAAACTTTGTGCAAAAAAATATGGCAAAGagtaaatgtcacgaccccaactcTAAGGGCATAATGAGAAATTGGAATACTCGATATGTGGAATTGTCTTACGCTATAATGTACTCACATAAAATAGGTACCAAAAAAATTAGAGCCTCTAGTATTGTTAGTATTATCTTTTAGTCAATTAGTtgtattaggactttatttgaaCTATTCATGTAATTATCCTTTTCATATATTGTTGTAACTTTATCTTATATATATAAGTCTGGCAAGGTGAGCAAGACTCACACTTTGACGCTTCTCAGTTTAT belongs to Nicotiana tabacum cultivar K326 chromosome 6, ASM71507v2, whole genome shotgun sequence and includes:
- the LOC107808040 gene encoding trihelix transcription factor ASIL2-like — its product is MEHDEETHSHQSGGSGSRSPESPRSNGRITVTVASAPPPQNTLTLALPIQQPQPLRTSGGSGGGGGGGREDCWSEGATGVLIDAWGERYLELSRGNLKQKHWKDVADIVSSREDYRKTPKTDIQCKNRIDTVKKKYKLEKSKIASGQGPSKWPFFEKLDQLIGPTAKINPTIAAGGVGPSNLYSSNQKLQVPMGIPMGVRSLPHLRPHQQLQSQQQKQKQPFRKRPHVDSDTSESESEPELSPDSTDSFPPGTFQRKRPRIQRELMNSRQGTRGGSGEASGKGKNWGNSVRELTRAILKFGEAYEQAESAKIQQMVEMEKQRMKFAKELELQRMQFFMNTQLELSQLKNHRRVGNSNHRSNNHTTTANNHNSSDSS